TCAGCGGGCGCAACCTGGGCGGGGTGGACGAGATCGCCGGCTACCTCTTTGCCATCGGGGTCAGCTGGTCGCTGGCCTCGGCCTTTCATGCCCGCGCCCATATCCGGGTCGACATTCTCTATCGCAAGCTGACCTTCGTGCCGCGTCTGGCGCTGGACATCTCGGCAATGCTGTCGCTGCTGATCGTGGCCGGGTTCCTGACCTACAGCAGCTGGCTTGTGCTCACCACCTCCTGGACGCGCGATGCGCATTCGGCCTCCTCCCTCCAGGTTCCGCTGGTCGTGCCGCAGGCCATCTGGATGCTGGGCATTCTCGTCTTTCTGGCGGCGCTGCTGACCGCGCTGGCGCGCAGCTTCGCCGATCTCCTTGCGGGCCGTGCCGTCTCCGTCATCGCGCGCCACGGCGTGCCGACGCCGGATGAGGAAGCCCGCGACGCCGTGTTGCAATCCCGAGGAGACGGCTGATGTTTGCCCAGACCTTTGCCATTCTGCTGGGC
This genomic stretch from Pseudooceanicola aestuarii harbors:
- a CDS encoding TRAP transporter small permease subunit produces the protein MSDPAQKVQGRAPLTTAFDEALRQLAHGMVLTAGAATLTMGLLVATDVLWRALSGRNLGGVDEIAGYLFAIGVSWSLASAFHARAHIRVDILYRKLTFVPRLALDISAMLSLLIVAGFLTYSSWLVLTTSWTRDAHSASSLQVPLVVPQAIWMLGILVFLAALLTALARSFADLLAGRAVSVIARHGVPTPDEEARDAVLQSRGDG